A section of the Candidatus Cloacimonadota bacterium genome encodes:
- a CDS encoding cold shock domain-containing protein, with translation MQGKVKWFNPNKGYGFIILPNNKEYFVHWKSIVTNSPTELKVLEPNEDVEFDLIETDRGVQAINVIRLSVNQPEEE, from the coding sequence ATGCAAGGCAAAGTAAAGTGGTTCAATCCTAATAAAGGATATGGTTTTATTATATTACCCAATAACAAAGAGTACTTTGTTCATTGGAAATCTATTGTTACAAATTCCCCAACTGAACTTAAAGTTCTAGAACCCAACGAAGATGTTGAGTTTGATTTAATTGAGACTGATAGGGGAGTTCAAGCCATCAATGTCATCAGATTGAGTGTAAATCAACCTGAAGAAGAATAA
- a CDS encoding peptidyl-prolyl cis-trans isomerase codes for MFDISIIKKRPESIIIILIVLCFSSIIDAQTRVIPPETILAEYDNGIFTKADFDEEFNKLPNIFRARYSSREGKIEFLEATVLNKILYLKAQQLGIDRDPEAFTAYRDLLNPYYAGIFRRIEIKDNIDINEDEIYSFYRNNLERFTELGNATIEYLMIDDISQSVDVLDALQSRRDFNEIVSRYSTHQRSIRNDGIISNIMGNGFIPGLGRDEELDSEIFNAPMNEWIGPLETETGIHFFKVLERNSRELKPFEEVREEINNRLLRVKEIDAKTQKVAELKNRYNVNVNYNLLFSLNMFNLTPFSEELKLGVVTADIPEMNVTVGDLYEHFRNITPFIMSNDLTSNLEYYNLHRHLPREEWQELSSPESLERLINNVIDVNLFAYEAREMGYDDLIIGDPERETIRTEQPGTRYDYVVFQNPEVQQLRRHIILQNLFQQKVIDVANPTQEDLREYYEENLDDFSVKESRRLNIFFFDTESEANASRNTVLQAVEEDDEWPIIHLINASKYPQEIRSLQFVERDNNLPIFGQDTTLYNTIWNTKLGVLSEIEQTSNGLYFFLIVLEHNPLYVYPLDRVQRDVSEILVHERRTERWEEYVQEIISDYNVQFYRDRLFITLTADELFSLAEQSQLRGRFTEALDFLDQVIENYQNNDDDYRALFSKAFILARELGRSEEAAQIFRQLIEEYPYGNLHDSAEFMLDSLIEG; via the coding sequence ATGTTTGATATAAGTATCATTAAAAAACGACCGGAGAGTATTATCATTATCCTCATCGTTTTGTGTTTTTCATCAATAATCGATGCTCAAACAAGAGTAATACCACCAGAAACTATCTTAGCAGAATATGATAACGGGATTTTTACGAAAGCAGATTTTGACGAAGAATTTAATAAACTCCCCAATATTTTTAGAGCGAGATACTCATCAAGAGAAGGCAAAATAGAGTTTTTAGAAGCGACGGTATTAAACAAAATTTTGTATCTTAAGGCACAGCAATTAGGTATTGATAGAGATCCGGAAGCTTTCACAGCTTATCGTGATCTTCTAAACCCTTATTATGCCGGAATATTCCGTAGAATTGAAATAAAGGACAACATTGATATCAATGAAGATGAGATTTATAGTTTTTATCGTAATAATTTAGAGAGGTTCACTGAGCTTGGAAATGCCACTATCGAGTATTTGATGATAGATGACATATCTCAGTCTGTAGATGTTTTGGATGCTCTTCAAAGTAGAAGAGATTTTAATGAGATTGTAAGCAGATATTCTACACATCAACGTTCTATAAGGAATGATGGTATAATCAGTAATATAATGGGGAATGGTTTTATACCGGGCTTGGGAAGAGATGAAGAGTTAGATTCAGAGATTTTTAATGCTCCTATGAATGAATGGATAGGACCGTTAGAGACAGAAACCGGAATCCATTTTTTCAAAGTCCTCGAACGAAATTCCCGGGAGCTAAAACCTTTCGAAGAAGTCAGAGAAGAAATAAATAACCGTTTACTACGGGTTAAAGAGATTGATGCTAAGACCCAAAAAGTAGCAGAATTGAAGAACAGATACAATGTTAATGTTAATTACAATTTACTTTTTTCTCTCAATATGTTTAATCTTACACCATTCAGTGAAGAATTAAAGTTAGGAGTTGTGACTGCTGATATCCCTGAGATGAATGTTACAGTGGGTGATTTATACGAACACTTTAGAAATATTACCCCGTTTATAATGTCTAACGATTTAACTTCTAATCTTGAGTACTACAATCTGCATCGTCATTTACCCCGAGAAGAATGGCAAGAGTTGAGTAGTCCAGAATCATTAGAAAGACTGATCAACAATGTCATTGATGTTAATCTATTTGCATATGAAGCCCGCGAAATGGGTTATGATGATTTGATCATTGGAGATCCGGAAAGAGAAACAATAAGGACTGAACAACCGGGGACAAGATATGATTATGTAGTATTCCAAAATCCGGAAGTGCAGCAACTCCGCAGACATATTATCTTACAGAATCTATTTCAACAAAAGGTAATTGATGTTGCTAACCCTACACAAGAAGATCTGAGAGAGTACTATGAAGAGAATCTAGATGATTTTTCAGTCAAAGAAAGCCGCAGATTAAATATCTTTTTCTTCGATACAGAAAGTGAAGCAAATGCTTCAAGAAACACTGTCTTGCAAGCTGTTGAGGAAGATGATGAATGGCCAATTATTCATTTGATAAACGCTTCTAAATATCCTCAAGAGATAAGATCTTTACAATTTGTTGAGAGAGATAATAATCTACCGATTTTTGGACAAGATACTACTCTCTACAATACGATATGGAATACAAAATTAGGGGTATTGAGCGAAATTGAGCAGACAAGTAATGGTTTGTACTTCTTTTTGATTGTTCTGGAACACAATCCCTTATATGTTTATCCCTTAGATCGTGTCCAGAGAGATGTGTCGGAAATTTTAGTTCATGAAAGAAGGACTGAACGTTGGGAGGAGTATGTTCAAGAGATCATTTCCGATTACAATGTTCAATTTTATCGCGATAGATTATTTATAACTTTAACAGCTGATGAGTTGTTTTCATTAGCAGAGCAATCTCAATTAAGAGGTCGTTTCACTGAAGCACTAGATTTCTTAGATCAAGTAATAGAAAACTATCAGAACAATGATGATGATTATCGGGCACTATTTTCCAAAGCTTTTATCCTTGCACGAGAACTGGGAAGATCTGAAGAAGCAGCTCAAATTTTTAGACAACTAATAGAAGAATATCCTTATGGTAATTTACACGATTCAGCTGAATTTATGCTTGATTCTCTTATTGAAGGATAG
- the kdsB gene encoding 3-deoxy-manno-octulosonate cytidylyltransferase — MGAIAAIPARMASERLPGKPLQLLAGKPLIQRVYEVVQETGLFHEVLVLTDSNEIKDCVEGFGGFALLTSPDCQSGTERILEIRDKLNQVIIVNVQGDEPFISKEALSNLINVFNNQKVEIASLMHRLDDSTDLKSPNSVKVTVDLNKDALYFSRSLIPYNRNKSSELDCPYYKHIGVYAFRKGILDLLADLGPGILEHIEKLEQLRWLEHGFKIRMVNTDYKGFGIDTKEDLEKAELLFDSIR; from the coding sequence ATCGGTGCAATTGCTGCCATACCGGCAAGAATGGCATCAGAAAGATTACCAGGGAAACCGCTTCAGCTTCTTGCTGGTAAACCGCTCATTCAGAGGGTTTACGAAGTTGTACAAGAGACCGGTTTGTTTCATGAGGTTTTGGTATTAACAGATAGCAACGAAATAAAAGATTGTGTTGAAGGTTTTGGAGGTTTTGCTCTGTTAACATCTCCTGATTGCCAAAGTGGTACGGAAAGGATTTTGGAGATAAGAGATAAACTCAATCAAGTGATAATAGTCAATGTCCAAGGAGATGAACCCTTTATTAGCAAAGAAGCACTAAGTAATCTGATCAATGTCTTTAACAACCAAAAAGTTGAAATTGCTTCTTTAATGCATCGCTTAGATGATTCCACCGACCTTAAAAGTCCTAACTCAGTAAAAGTAACAGTAGATCTGAACAAAGATGCTCTCTACTTCTCACGTTCGTTGATACCATATAATAGAAACAAATCATCAGAGCTTGATTGCCCATATTACAAACATATCGGCGTTTATGCTTTTCGTAAGGGTATTCTAGATCTTTTAGCCGATTTAGGGCCAGGAATTCTTGAACATATAGAGAAATTGGAACAGCTCCGATGGTTGGAACATGGATTCAAGATCAGGATGGTCAATACCGATTATAAAGGCTTTGGCATTGATACAAAAGAAGATTTAGAAAAGGCAGAGTTGTTGTTCGATAGTATCAGATAG
- a CDS encoding PLP-dependent aminotransferase family protein codes for MKSLYTKQTITMKSSMIRELVEMTKGVPDLISFAGGFPSPKTFPKHELAELFYRIVLEEGDDVLQYGSSGGDKDIKEAIINFIDPNLKPEEVHICNGATNGIFYALQTFIEPGDCIITEVPSFLGSLVVFEALGAYIVPVSIDEEGIDTVELYSKITEQKKAGRKIKFIYSIPDFQNPSGITMSRKRRESLIQIAIENNIMILEDDPYSRLRFSGSPEENLFSIARNQFHNNSAVIYIGSFSKLLGPGLRIAYVVTNQEVIKFMNSWSQKVNVTTDRVVQKVVATYLNNNLLPAQIEKIVSIYKPLCDQMLQSLSHHMPASVKWTEPEGGMFVWLNLPEEYNSNDLFQKALEKKVAFIPGCKFFPQGSEKYNGLRLNFTYPTIDQIKQGVLRLSEVLSSKQA; via the coding sequence TTGAAATCATTATATACTAAACAGACAATTACAATGAAATCCTCTATGATCAGAGAATTAGTAGAAATGACCAAAGGTGTACCCGATCTAATATCTTTTGCCGGAGGTTTTCCCTCTCCTAAAACTTTTCCTAAACACGAATTAGCAGAGTTATTCTACCGGATAGTACTGGAGGAAGGAGATGATGTGCTGCAATATGGCTCTAGTGGTGGTGATAAAGACATAAAAGAAGCTATTATCAATTTTATTGATCCTAATCTCAAACCTGAAGAAGTTCATATCTGTAATGGGGCTACTAATGGCATCTTTTATGCCTTACAAACATTTATAGAGCCCGGCGACTGTATAATAACTGAAGTACCGAGTTTCTTAGGATCTCTCGTTGTCTTTGAAGCATTAGGTGCCTATATCGTACCGGTATCCATAGATGAGGAGGGTATTGATACTGTCGAGCTTTATTCTAAGATAACAGAACAGAAAAAAGCCGGTAGGAAGATCAAATTTATCTATTCTATCCCGGATTTTCAGAACCCCAGCGGAATAACAATGAGTCGTAAAAGACGAGAGAGTTTAATTCAGATAGCTATTGAGAACAATATCATGATACTGGAAGATGATCCCTATAGCAGATTGAGATTTTCCGGTTCTCCTGAAGAAAATCTTTTTTCCATAGCGAGAAATCAGTTCCACAATAATAGTGCAGTAATTTACATTGGCTCCTTTTCCAAACTTCTTGGACCCGGCTTAAGAATTGCTTATGTTGTTACCAATCAAGAAGTCATCAAATTTATGAATTCTTGGTCACAAAAGGTAAATGTAACAACTGATCGTGTAGTGCAAAAAGTAGTAGCTACCTATTTGAATAATAACCTTCTCCCAGCCCAAATAGAGAAAATTGTTTCTATCTACAAACCACTGTGTGATCAAATGCTGCAATCTCTTAGTCATCATATGCCTGCATCAGTCAAATGGACAGAACCTGAAGGGGGGATGTTCGTATGGCTCAATCTACCAGAAGAATATAATAGTAATGATTTGTTTCAAAAAGCTTTGGAAAAGAAGGTTGCTTTTATTCCGGGATGCAAATTCTTCCCTCAGGGTAGTGAGAAATATAACGGCTTAAGACTCAATTTTACTTATCCGACCATTGATCAAATAAAACAAGGGGTTTTGAGATTGTCAGAAGTACTTTCATCCAAACAAGCTTAA
- a CDS encoding YgiQ family radical SAM protein gives MKYLPVTREECLKLGWDELDIIIVTGDAYIDHPAFGAAIIGRFLVANGFRVGIIPQPNWKSDTDFLRLGKPKLFFGVTAGNLDSMVNHYTAQRKIRSEDAYSPAGKAGLRPDRATIVYTQRLKQIFKGVPVILGGIEASLRRIPHYDFWSDKVRNSVLLDSKADLLIYGMAEKTVLKVAMQLSTGVSIKELKDLPGTVTNVSEVPDSAVLLPDYEKVYTPDLFWEMNRMFHQQNRFKTLYQRSGMQYLKHNLPETPLDTGKLDEIYALPFARKPHPIYKNIHIPAFEQIKNSITSHRGCFGGCHFCSLNYHQGKYIQSRSITSIVDEVDKLREQDYFFGTVSDIGGPSANMYGMECRDLKCPRKSCIYPKVCEKLDTTHKSYMKLLEEVRHVDGVNHVFVSSGIRADLALKNMKFIELLVKYHTGGRLKIAPEHKSDKVLKLMNKQTFSTYQEYVKLFSNYCEQYGFKHQLTPYIMVGHPGTTLKEAVDLAVYLKENNLKLKQVQEFTPTPMTISSCMYYTGRDFDTGNELYIPKGREVKLQKAIVQWFKPENRKYVIEILKKAERNSLLSFFLEPEPPNKEF, from the coding sequence GTGAAGTATTTACCGGTTACCAGAGAAGAATGCTTAAAACTCGGTTGGGATGAATTAGACATAATCATTGTGACAGGCGATGCTTATATAGATCATCCTGCCTTTGGAGCTGCAATAATAGGCAGATTTTTAGTAGCAAATGGATTTCGGGTTGGTATAATACCACAACCAAATTGGAAATCAGATACTGATTTTCTTCGTCTTGGTAAGCCCAAACTCTTCTTCGGTGTTACAGCCGGTAATTTAGATTCAATGGTTAACCATTATACTGCTCAGCGAAAAATTCGTTCAGAAGATGCTTACTCACCAGCAGGCAAAGCAGGGTTAAGACCCGATAGAGCTACGATCGTCTATACTCAGCGCTTGAAACAGATATTTAAAGGTGTTCCGGTAATCTTAGGTGGTATAGAGGCAAGTTTGCGAAGAATTCCTCACTACGATTTCTGGTCTGATAAAGTAAGAAATTCAGTGCTTTTGGACAGTAAAGCGGATCTACTGATATATGGTATGGCAGAGAAGACTGTTTTGAAAGTTGCAATGCAACTCTCCACTGGAGTATCTATCAAAGAGTTAAAGGACTTGCCTGGGACAGTTACTAATGTTTCAGAAGTACCTGATAGTGCAGTACTATTACCAGATTACGAAAAGGTCTATACACCAGACTTGTTTTGGGAGATGAATAGGATGTTTCATCAGCAAAATCGCTTTAAAACTCTGTATCAGAGATCGGGAATGCAATATCTAAAACATAACTTACCTGAAACTCCGTTAGATACAGGTAAGCTTGATGAAATATATGCTTTACCTTTTGCACGAAAACCACATCCGATTTATAAGAACATCCATATCCCAGCATTCGAACAGATCAAGAATTCTATTACTTCTCATCGTGGTTGTTTTGGTGGTTGCCATTTTTGCTCTTTGAACTATCATCAAGGAAAATATATCCAATCTCGCAGTATAACATCCATTGTAGATGAAGTTGACAAGCTAAGAGAACAGGATTATTTTTTTGGTACAGTTTCAGATATTGGTGGACCATCAGCAAACATGTACGGTATGGAGTGTAGAGATTTAAAGTGTCCAAGAAAATCTTGTATCTATCCGAAAGTTTGTGAGAAACTCGATACTACTCATAAATCTTATATGAAGTTATTGGAAGAAGTCAGGCATGTGGATGGAGTTAATCATGTCTTTGTATCCTCAGGAATTAGAGCTGATCTTGCTTTAAAGAATATGAAATTCATTGAACTATTAGTTAAGTATCACACGGGCGGAAGATTGAAAATTGCTCCTGAACATAAGAGTGACAAGGTTCTTAAACTAATGAATAAACAAACTTTTTCAACATATCAGGAATATGTTAAGTTATTCAGCAATTATTGTGAACAATATGGTTTTAAACATCAGCTTACACCATATATTATGGTAGGTCATCCCGGAACTACTCTAAAAGAAGCTGTTGATTTAGCGGTTTATTTGAAAGAAAATAATCTTAAACTAAAACAGGTGCAAGAGTTCACTCCTACACCTATGACTATAAGCAGTTGCATGTATTATACAGGGAGAGATTTCGATACAGGGAATGAGCTCTATATACCAAAGGGAAGAGAAGTAAAGCTGCAAAAGGCGATAGTTCAATGGTTTAAACCTGAAAACAGAAAGTATGTAATTGAAATACTCAAAAAAGCAGAACGGAATTCACTACTCTCTTTCTTCCTCGAACCAGAACCTCCCAATAAAGAGTTCTAA
- a CDS encoding thymidine phosphorylase, whose protein sequence is MYMENPVELIIKKRSSEKLSKEELKTLVTGYIEDNIPDYQISAFLMAIFLNGMDKEEIQHLTEIYINSGKIIEFSQELETVDKHSTGGVGDKISLMLAPIVAACGATIPMISGRGLGHTGGTLDKLESIPGFRTDLSEKEFRKVIEQVGFSIISQSKELVPADRKIYALRDVTGTIESLPLITASIISKKIAEGAQNLVIDLKVGSGAFIKDMDKARELGLLLKSTGERLGQQVNIVYSDMNSPLGYHIGNALEIKETIEYLKGNNIPDIDALTRFLAIRMLLLSKKAKDDTEAAEKVDRAISSGKALEQFARFIEAQGGNSKICDDTKLLPQSKYSLSIRAEKSGWIRSINCQKIGYALLHIGAGRQKIDSKLDYSAGAYLTPKRGDFVESSQEIGKIYCNDKEKGSLTAKKILSSYQISDAELPKSEKVGADIILKIDE, encoded by the coding sequence ATATATATGGAAAATCCAGTAGAATTGATAATAAAGAAACGAAGTAGTGAAAAACTAAGTAAAGAAGAATTAAAAACACTGGTGACAGGATACATTGAAGATAATATACCAGACTATCAGATATCCGCTTTTTTAATGGCTATCTTTCTTAATGGTATGGATAAAGAAGAGATCCAACATCTTACTGAGATCTATATTAATTCAGGCAAGATAATTGAATTTTCACAAGAATTGGAGACTGTTGATAAACATTCAACCGGTGGTGTGGGTGACAAAATCAGTTTAATGTTAGCTCCTATTGTTGCTGCTTGTGGAGCTACTATTCCTATGATCTCAGGTCGCGGTTTAGGGCATACGGGTGGCACTCTTGATAAATTGGAATCTATTCCTGGATTTAGAACTGATCTCTCTGAAAAAGAATTCCGTAAAGTTATAGAACAAGTAGGGTTTTCGATTATCAGCCAATCGAAAGAATTAGTACCTGCTGATAGAAAAATATACGCTTTGCGTGATGTAACCGGAACTATTGAGAGCTTGCCCCTGATCACAGCGAGTATCATTAGCAAGAAAATTGCTGAAGGAGCTCAAAACCTGGTTATCGATCTGAAAGTTGGAAGCGGAGCATTTATTAAAGATATGGATAAAGCTCGTGAATTGGGATTATTGTTAAAAAGTACTGGAGAAAGACTGGGGCAGCAAGTAAACATCGTGTATTCTGACATGAACTCCCCTCTTGGGTATCATATCGGTAATGCTTTGGAAATAAAGGAAACTATCGAGTATCTTAAGGGAAATAATATTCCGGACATTGATGCTCTAACACGATTCTTAGCAATCAGAATGCTTTTATTATCCAAGAAAGCAAAGGATGATACTGAAGCAGCAGAGAAGGTTGATAGAGCAATTTCTTCGGGTAAAGCGTTAGAACAATTTGCTCGTTTTATTGAAGCTCAGGGTGGTAATAGCAAGATCTGTGATGATACTAAACTCCTTCCACAAAGTAAATATTCTCTCAGCATCAGAGCAGAAAAATCGGGCTGGATAAGATCTATCAACTGTCAGAAAATTGGCTATGCACTCTTGCATATTGGTGCCGGAAGGCAAAAAATTGATTCTAAACTCGATTACTCAGCAGGAGCTTATCTTACTCCTAAAAGAGGGGATTTTGTTGAATCAAGCCAAGAGATAGGAAAGATCTATTGTAACGATAAAGAGAAAGGTAGTCTTACGGCTAAAAAGATCTTATCTTCCTACCAGATAAGTGATGCAGAATTACCTAAGTCCGAAAAAGTTGGTGCTGATATTATCTTGAAAATTGATGAATAA
- a CDS encoding FapA family protein codes for MADSYYYNSDRSLVLSVKSNGMEAYLTIEEGIPFYNEAELLSLFKQAGIVTGFVEARELSNKKEETKHHGKPFLLAVGTTLSLPKGNFSLFQEEQMIDRDLLFSDRLQLIDLEYKAKARKNSPLATFYVTDSGRSGHDIYDNLTPLPKDKIALCHLYAGENVLYDEDSGQYVATSDGYAYLDESNRMAVCNNIQIKSDVSLTNQVPANQENFSLAVNKDYEIWGNLHVQGSINGPGSVKVKGDLFVDGRIDNCDLYVEGETQCQGKIVNTSLTSLNNIKAISAVNSRISSGNELSILTYAKQCLLTAEVSVQVVSNDSFCQDCRIYAGKLIKLQNCYKTNVGLSELIISIAPFTKELITLLTKQLKSMIKNPFNDKEKVQTTKDELSALKEHLMKRYSIIESEENKIEIIKTIVAGVYVRIINYNRVLDNGFESVEFYIDNEKLVTKSKVYIT; via the coding sequence ATGGCTGATAGTTATTATTATAATTCTGACCGCAGCTTAGTCCTTTCTGTTAAATCTAATGGAATGGAAGCATATTTGACAATTGAAGAGGGCATACCTTTCTATAATGAAGCCGAGCTTTTATCATTGTTTAAACAAGCAGGAATAGTGACCGGTTTTGTCGAAGCAAGGGAATTATCAAACAAGAAAGAAGAAACAAAACACCATGGTAAACCATTTTTACTGGCTGTAGGAACTACTCTTTCTCTTCCCAAAGGCAATTTTTCACTTTTTCAAGAAGAACAAATGATCGACAGGGATTTGCTGTTCAGTGATAGATTGCAGTTGATAGATCTGGAATACAAAGCAAAAGCCAGAAAGAATAGTCCATTAGCTACCTTTTATGTTACTGATTCGGGACGATCCGGACACGACATATATGATAATCTAACACCATTGCCCAAAGATAAAATTGCCCTCTGTCATCTCTATGCAGGTGAGAATGTACTATATGACGAGGATTCAGGACAATATGTAGCAACTTCAGATGGCTATGCTTACCTTGATGAAAGCAACAGAATGGCTGTCTGCAATAATATTCAAATAAAAAGTGATGTCTCATTAACGAATCAAGTACCTGCAAACCAAGAGAACTTCTCTCTGGCAGTAAATAAAGATTACGAGATCTGGGGTAATCTTCATGTACAAGGTAGTATTAATGGTCCCGGGAGTGTGAAGGTAAAAGGGGATCTTTTTGTTGATGGGAGAATAGATAATTGCGACTTATATGTGGAAGGAGAGACTCAGTGTCAAGGTAAGATAGTCAATACTTCATTAACCTCACTAAACAATATCAAAGCAATTTCAGCAGTAAATTCGAGAATCAGCAGTGGTAATGAACTCTCTATTCTCACTTATGCAAAACAATGCCTTCTAACAGCAGAAGTTAGTGTACAGGTGGTTTCTAACGATTCTTTTTGTCAGGATTGCCGTATTTATGCAGGGAAATTGATTAAACTACAAAACTGTTATAAAACTAATGTAGGTCTGTCAGAATTGATTATCAGCATCGCCCCCTTTACTAAAGAGCTTATCACACTTCTCACTAAACAACTAAAGAGTATGATCAAAAATCCTTTTAATGATAAGGAAAAGGTTCAAACAACTAAAGATGAATTGTCAGCACTCAAAGAGCATCTCATGAAGCGTTACTCTATTATAGAGTCAGAAGAAAACAAAATTGAAATCATCAAGACAATTGTTGCTGGTGTTTATGTTCGGATTATAAATTATAATCGTGTATTAGATAATGGTTTTGAGAGTGTTGAATTCTATATTGATAACGAAAAGTTAGTAACTAAATCCAAGGTGTATATCACATAA